In Pseudorasbora parva isolate DD20220531a chromosome 9, ASM2467924v1, whole genome shotgun sequence, the following proteins share a genomic window:
- the LOC137089254 gene encoding zona pellucida sperm-binding protein 4-like — protein sequence MAGSWCAVQYLALCVWFCAFGHAVPQWSNLPQNPQALMLQQSNQWVQQQSSQRVPQQVQQQTSQQVPQKFQPKQPVVQTEPLDKCAVADLEQIQCGPPGISGAECDAINCCFNGQQCFYGKAVTVQCIRAGQFVVVVARDVTLPRLSLDSVHLLGGNDPPCSPVGSTPSFAIYQFPVTACGTSMMEDSGYVVYENRMTSSYEVGVGPLGSITRDSHFELLFQCRYSATSVEALVVEVNAVPAPPPVAAPGPLRVELRLANGQCVTKGCAEGDEAYTSYYGDSDYPVTKVLREPVFVEVHIMERTDPNIVLMLGRCWATSTPSPLSLPQWDLLVDGCPYRDDRYLTTLVPVAGSSGLQFPTHYKRFVVKMFTFVDPASLAPLQETIFIHCSTAVCHPSSGSCEQSCTRKRRDANVKTISSGQTVVSSGEVKLVM from the exons ATGGCAGGAAGTTGGTGTGCTGTTCAATATCTTGCactttgtgtgtggttttgtgctTTCGGTCATGCTGTTCCACAGTGGAGTAATCTGCCCCAGAATCCTCAAGCTCTGATGTTACAGCAATCTAACCAGTGGGTTCAACAACAATCTAGTCAAAGGGTTCCTCAGCAGGTTCAACAGCAAACTAGTCAACAGGTTCCTCAGAAGTTTCAGCCCAAGCAGCCAGTGGTGCAGACAGAGCCCCTTGACAAATGTGCTGTAGCTGATCTTGAACAGATCCAGTGTGGTCCACCTGGTATCAGTGGTGCTGAGTGTGACGCTATCAACTGTTGCTTTAATGGACAGCAGTGTTTCTATGGGAAGGCAG TGACTGTCCAGTGTATAAgagctggtcagtttgtggtagTGGTGGCTAGAGATGTTACGCTACCTCGCTTGAGCCTGGATTCAGTCCATCTCCTGGGTGGAAATGACCCAccttgcagtcctgtgggatccaCACCTTCCTTTGCTATATACCAGTTCCCTGTCACTGCATGTGGCACAAGCATGATG GAGGACAGtggatatgtggtgtatgaAAACCGAATGACTTCTTCGTATGAAGTGGGTGTTGGACCACTTGGTTCCATcacaagggacagccattttga GCTTCTCTTCCAGTGTAGGTACTCTGCTACTTCTGTGGAAGCTCTGGTTGTGGAGGTCAATGCAGTTCCTGCACCTCCACCAGTAGCAGCTCCTGGACCCCTCAGGGTGGAGCTTAGACTGGCAAATGGTCAATGTGTCACCAAAGGCTGTGCAGAAG GGGATGAAGCGTACACGTCCTACTATGGTGACTCTGATTATCCAGTCACAAAAGTCCTGCGGGAGCCTGTGTTTGTTGAGGTGCACATTATGGAGAGAACTGACCCCAACATTGTCCTAATGCTGGGACGTTGCTGGGCGACATCAACCCCCAGTCCACTCAGTCTACCCCAGTGGGACCTTCTGGTTGATGG ATGCCCTTACCGGGATGACCGTTATCTGACCACATTGGTTCCGGTGGCTGGATCTTCTGGTCTTCAGTTCCCAACCCACTACAAGCGTTTTGTTGTGAAGATGTTCACATTTGTGGATCCAGCATCACTGGCTCCTCTACAGGAAACC ATCTTCATCCACTGTAGTACAGCGGTGTGCCATCCCTCTTCTGGCTCATGTGAGCAAAGCTGCACCAGGAAAA gaAGAGATGCTAATGTCAAGACCATCTCTAGTGGGCAAACTGTGGTGTCTAGTGGAGAAGTTAAACTGGTCATGTGA
- the LOC137089252 gene encoding zona pellucida sperm-binding protein 4-like isoform X3 — translation MAGSWCAFQYLALCAWFCAFGHAVPQWSNLPQNPQALMLQQSNQWVQQQASQRVPQQVQQQTSQQVPQKFQPKQPVVQTEPLDKCAVADLEQIQCGPPGISGAECEAINCCFNGQQCFYGKAVTVQCIRDGQFVVVVARDVTLPRLSLDSVHLLGGNDPPCSPVGSTPSFAIYQFPVTACGTSMMEDSGYVVYENRMTSSYEVGVGPLGSITRDSHFELLFQCRYSATSVEALVVEVNAVPAPPPVAAPGPLRVELRLASGQCVTKGCAEGDEAYTSYYGDSDYPITKVLREPVFVEVHIMERTDPNIVLMLGRCWATSTPSPLSLPQWDLLVDGCPYRDDRYLTTLVPVAGSSGLQFPTHYKRFVVKMFTFVDPASLDPLQETIFIHCSTAVCHPSSGSCEQSCARKRRDANVKTISSGQTVVSSGEVKLVM, via the exons GTGGTTTTGTGCTTTCGGTCATGCTGTTCCACAGTGGAGTAATCTGCCCCAGAATCCTCAAGCTCTGATGTTACAGCAATCTAACCAGTGGGTTCAACAACAAGCTAGTCAAAGGGTTCCTCAGCAGGTTCAACAACAAACTAGTCAACAGGTTCCTCAGAAGTTTCAGCCCAAGCAGCCAGTGGTGCAGACAGAGCCCCTTGACAAATGTGCTGTAGCTGATCTTGAACAGATCCAGTGTGGTCCACCTGGTATCAGTGGTGCTGAGTGTGAGGCTATCAACTGTTGCTTTAACGGACAGCAGTGTTTCTATGGGAAGGCAG TGACTGTCCAGTGTATAAGAGATGGTCAGTTTGTGGTAGTGGTGGCTAGAGATGTTACGCTCCCTCGCTTGAGCCTGGATTCAGTCCATCTCCTGGGTGGAAATGACCCAccttgcagtcctgtgggatccaCACCTTCCTTTGCTATATACCAGTTCCCTGTCACTGCATGTGGCACAAGCATGATG GAGGACAGtggatatgtggtgtatgaAAACCGAATGACTTCTTCGTATGAAGTGGGTGTTGGACCACTTGGTTCCATcacaagggacagccattttga GCTTCTCTTCCAGTGTAGGTACTCTGCTACTTCTGTGGAAGCTCTGGTTGTGGAGGTCAATGCAGTTCCTGCACCTCCACCAGTAGCAGCTCCTGGACCCCTCAGGGTGGAGCTTAGACTGGCAAGTGGTCAATGTGTCACCAAAGGCTGTGCAGAAG GGGATGAAGCGTACACGTCCTACTACGGTGACTCTGATTATCCAATCACAAAAGTCCTGCGGGAGCCTGTGTTTGTTGAGGTGCACATTATGGAGAGGACTGACCCCAACATTGTCCTAATGCTGGGACGTTGCTGGGCGACATCAACCCCCAGTCCACTCAGTCTACCCCAGTGGGACCTTCTGGTTGATGG ATGCCCTTACCGGGATGACCGTTATCTGACCACATTGGTTCCGGTGGCTGGATCTTCTGGTCTTCAGTTCCCAACCCACTACAAGCGCTTTGTTGTGAAGATGTTCACATTTGTGGATCCAGCATCACTGGATCCTCTACAGGAAACC ATCTTCATCCACTGTAGTACAGCGGTGTGCCATCCCTCTTCTGGCTCATGTGAGCAAAGCTGCGCTAGGAAAA GAAGAGATGCTAATGTCAAGACCATCTCTAGTGGGCAAACTGTGGTGTCTAGTGGAGAAGTTAAACTGGTCATGTGA